The following coding sequences lie in one Euhalothece natronophila Z-M001 genomic window:
- the dusA gene encoding tRNA dihydrouridine(20/20a) synthase DusA, whose product MVSTDLVKSPPTFDYATGNPLSVAPMMDRTDRHFRYLMRLITRKTLLYTEMVTIPAIINGDRAKLLDFSPEEHPLALQIGGDDPEKAAECARIAADWGYDEINLNVGCPSDRVKSGNFGACLMAQPEIVAKVVEAMQEAVNIPVTVKHRIGIDERDRYEDMVEFVRVVSEAGCQRFTVHARKAWLKGLSPKENRNVPPLRYEDIYRLKQDFPHLFIEINGGIKTLSEIKEHLSHVDAVMIGRAAYDNPALFATVDQEIYGKESTSITMKEVVRKMFPYIDYWVSRGVKLNRITRHLIHLFNGQPGARLWRQYLTEKGCGVDVGVEVVEEALKLVEERV is encoded by the coding sequence ATGGTTTCTACTGACCTTGTTAAGTCACCACCAACTTTTGATTATGCCACAGGGAATCCTCTCAGTGTTGCGCCAATGATGGATCGCACGGATCGTCATTTTCGCTATTTAATGCGATTGATTACCCGTAAGACTTTACTTTATACAGAAATGGTAACTATTCCAGCGATTATTAACGGCGATCGCGCGAAACTTTTAGATTTCTCTCCTGAAGAACATCCCTTAGCGTTACAAATTGGTGGCGATGATCCTGAAAAAGCAGCGGAATGCGCTCGCATTGCAGCCGATTGGGGGTATGATGAGATTAATCTTAATGTGGGGTGTCCCAGTGATCGCGTTAAAAGTGGCAATTTTGGGGCTTGTCTCATGGCGCAACCTGAAATTGTGGCAAAGGTGGTAGAAGCGATGCAGGAAGCAGTTAATATTCCTGTAACGGTTAAACATCGCATTGGTATTGATGAGCGCGATCGTTATGAGGATATGGTAGAGTTTGTGCGAGTAGTGTCGGAGGCAGGATGTCAACGGTTTACAGTTCATGCACGGAAAGCATGGTTAAAGGGGTTAAGCCCAAAAGAAAACCGCAATGTTCCTCCTTTACGTTATGAGGATATTTATCGTCTCAAACAAGATTTTCCCCATCTCTTTATTGAAATAAATGGGGGGATTAAAACCCTCAGTGAAATTAAAGAACATTTATCCCATGTGGATGCGGTAATGATTGGACGGGCTGCCTATGATAATCCTGCTTTATTTGCCACAGTTGATCAAGAAATTTATGGGAAAGAATCTACATCAATTACGATGAAAGAAGTCGTAAGAAAAATGTTTCCTTATATTGATTATTGGGTTAGTCGAGGGGTGAAGTTGAATCGGATTACCCGCCATTTAATTCATTTATTTAATGGGCAACCAGGGGCAAGATTATGGCGACAATATTTGACCGAAAAAGGTTGTGGTGTTGATGTTGGGGTAGAAGTTGTGGAAGAAGCATTAAAGTTAGTTGAAGAGCGAGTTTAA
- a CDS encoding ComEC/Rec2 family competence protein yields the protein MYGKEVSLFCLAYIAGLLIAAGIEQYWLTILIFGGILGGISWKFLLPDYQWKFRSRSTFLIIIIALIGVISFNFRFPTATTHDVSHIIPSDANGIQITVVGKVLNSPTLNREERLRFWLSVQDAEKQSHVTGKLYVTLPRELENTLTPGSVVEIRGYVYQPKSPNNPGQFNFKDYLQRHGAFAGISGQQVTVIEENNWGLWWLRERIIKVHFEGLGSPQGTLVSAMVLGRRVVSLPFDLQEQFLRAGLAHILAASGFHVSLLLGVVLAVTQRFQKLTRFGVGILILILYIGLTGLQPSILRASLMGVAVLLGILTERKVNSLRSLLVIATILLLINPLWVIDLGFQFSFLATLGLIITTPIIIRQLEFIPPTIASLIAVPVAVFPWIFPLQLFHFGTVATYSIILNILLMPFVVFIIFGGMLSAGVGLIFVPLGSTIALFLSPFVQLLIAVVKLVNQLPGFYLLFGQIALWQVLATYTLMIFIWKSALVQQYWKYATFGAIALLIVPITYQQLTQRQITVFATPPPATILIQNRGNITLINCGNDNTISYVLSPFLEAEGIQRINHAIALHSNNQWRNLHDQFNVQHLWFKPQLENTVENLSNVNTQAISTGNTIINETGLQIKRTEENLITITMGNQQWLILSHPTQNLPSLNPETNADILLWEGTEINQNWLNQLTPESAITITNQSTEELERNMNQTNINFYSTSKNGAIQWTPKQGLNSLFN from the coding sequence ATGTATGGCAAAGAGGTTTCACTTTTTTGTTTAGCTTATATTGCAGGTCTTTTAATTGCAGCAGGAATAGAGCAATACTGGCTGACTATTCTTATTTTTGGGGGCATCCTTGGGGGAATTAGTTGGAAGTTTTTACTTCCTGACTATCAATGGAAATTCCGATCGCGCTCTACTTTTCTTATTATTATAATTGCTCTAATTGGAGTTATTTCTTTTAATTTTCGCTTCCCTACAGCCACGACTCATGATGTTAGCCATATCATTCCTTCAGATGCAAATGGAATTCAAATAACGGTTGTGGGAAAAGTTTTAAACTCCCCTACACTAAACCGTGAGGAAAGGTTAAGATTCTGGTTATCAGTTCAAGACGCAGAGAAGCAATCTCATGTTACAGGAAAACTCTATGTTACTCTTCCAAGAGAGTTAGAAAACACTTTAACCCCAGGGTCAGTTGTAGAAATTAGAGGCTATGTTTATCAGCCTAAAAGTCCTAATAATCCCGGACAATTTAACTTTAAAGATTATCTTCAACGTCATGGGGCATTTGCAGGAATTAGTGGGCAACAAGTAACTGTAATTGAAGAAAATAATTGGGGATTGTGGTGGTTACGGGAACGCATTATTAAGGTTCACTTTGAGGGGTTAGGAAGTCCTCAAGGAACTTTAGTAAGTGCTATGGTTTTGGGAAGGCGAGTTGTTAGTTTGCCCTTTGATCTACAAGAACAGTTTTTAAGAGCAGGATTAGCGCATATTTTAGCTGCTTCTGGGTTTCATGTTTCTTTATTATTGGGAGTAGTTTTAGCGGTTACGCAACGTTTTCAAAAATTAACTCGGTTTGGGGTGGGAATCCTGATTTTAATTCTTTATATCGGGTTAACTGGGTTACAGCCATCTATTTTAAGAGCAAGTTTAATGGGAGTGGCTGTTTTATTAGGAATATTAACTGAACGCAAAGTAAATTCACTACGATCGCTGTTAGTAATTGCCACAATTTTACTCCTAATTAATCCCTTATGGGTTATTGATTTGGGCTTTCAGTTTAGTTTTCTTGCCACATTAGGGTTAATTATTACTACTCCTATTATCATTCGTCAGCTAGAGTTTATTCCGCCAACTATTGCTTCTCTCATTGCTGTTCCTGTTGCAGTTTTTCCGTGGATATTTCCGTTACAGTTATTTCATTTTGGCACAGTCGCAACTTATAGTATTATCCTCAATATTTTATTGATGCCATTTGTGGTATTCATTATTTTTGGCGGAATGCTCAGTGCAGGAGTTGGGTTAATATTTGTTCCCTTAGGCAGTACGATCGCGCTTTTTCTCTCTCCCTTTGTACAACTTTTAATAGCAGTGGTGAAACTGGTTAATCAATTACCAGGTTTTTATCTATTATTCGGTCAAATTGCATTATGGCAAGTTTTAGCAACCTATACATTAATGATTTTTATCTGGAAATCAGCCCTTGTTCAACAGTATTGGAAATATGCTACTTTCGGCGCGATCGCGCTTTTAATTGTTCCCATCACTTATCAACAATTAACCCAAAGACAAATAACCGTTTTTGCCACCCCTCCTCCAGCAACTATTTTAATCCAAAATCGGGGAAATATTACATTAATTAATTGCGGTAATGACAATACTATTAGTTATGTTCTTTCTCCGTTTTTAGAAGCTGAGGGGATTCAAAGGATTAATCACGCGATCGCGCTTCATTCCAATAATCAATGGCGAAACTTACATGATCAATTTAATGTCCAACACTTATGGTTTAAGCCGCAGTTAGAAAATACAGTAGAAAATCTTTCTAATGTCAATACTCAAGCCATCTCTACAGGTAACACAATTATTAATGAGACAGGATTACAAATTAAACGAACTGAGGAAAATTTAATCACAATTACGATGGGGAATCAACAATGGTTAATTCTCAGCCATCCCACTCAAAATTTACCGAGTTTAAATCCAGAGACTAATGCAGATATTCTTTTATGGGAAGGAACAGAAATTAATCAAAATTGGCTTAATCAATTAACCCCAGAAAGCGCGATCACGATTACTAATCAATCTACAGAGGAACTAGAAAGAAACATGAATCAAACCAATATTAACTTTTATAGTACCTCTAAAAATGGAGCGATTCAATGGACTCCTAAACAAGGCTTAAACTCGCTCTTCAACTAA
- a CDS encoding beta-lactamase hydrolase domain-containing protein: MENTIALSPEFTIAGQITPEQLQAAKAEGYQAVINLRVPGEEGFLDTEQSEAEKAGLNYVNIPVSPQELNQVADQVVSQLDQLPKPVLVHCGSALRAGVMVLAYLGTREGKSAEEVLEQGRQAGFTVIDSKPPLKQFVEDYIKSHS; encoded by the coding sequence ATGGAAAATACGATCGCGCTTTCTCCAGAATTTACCATTGCTGGACAAATTACTCCTGAACAGCTACAAGCTGCAAAAGCAGAAGGCTATCAAGCGGTGATTAATTTACGAGTGCCAGGAGAAGAGGGCTTTTTGGATACTGAACAGTCAGAAGCGGAAAAAGCTGGACTCAATTACGTTAATATTCCAGTCTCTCCCCAAGAACTTAACCAAGTCGCTGATCAGGTGGTCTCTCAATTAGATCAGTTGCCAAAACCAGTTCTTGTTCATTGTGGGAGTGCTTTAAGAGCAGGCGTTATGGTCTTAGCTTACTTAGGAACACGGGAAGGAAAGAGTGCAGAAGAAGTCTTAGAACAAGGAAGACAAGCAGGGTTTACAGTGATTGATAGCAAACCCCCGCTCAAGCAATTTGTTGAGGATTATATTAAGAGCCATTCGTAA
- a CDS encoding Fur family transcriptional regulator: MKAQRNRSQQRIIKLLYEVNKPLSAQEIYMELRQRNQALGLATVYRALDSLKLEGAVQARTLPTGESLYESIERDQHYLTCLNCGASVPIKECPVHQLEEQLETSHKFQVFYHSLEFFGLCAKCQAFTNGS; encoded by the coding sequence ATGAAAGCGCAACGGAATCGTTCTCAACAGCGCATTATTAAACTGCTTTATGAGGTTAACAAACCTTTATCGGCACAAGAAATTTATATGGAACTACGCCAGCGCAACCAAGCACTGGGACTTGCCACAGTTTATCGCGCCCTCGACAGCCTAAAATTAGAAGGGGCAGTGCAAGCCCGCACTCTTCCTACAGGAGAATCATTATATGAGTCTATTGAACGAGATCAACATTATTTAACCTGTCTTAACTGTGGTGCATCGGTTCCTATTAAGGAATGTCCTGTACATCAGCTAGAAGAACAGCTAGAGACCTCTCATAAGTTTCAAGTCTTTTACCACAGCTTAGAATTTTTCGGACTCTGTGCCAAATGTCAAGCCTTTACGAATGGCTCTTAA
- the purS gene encoding phosphoribosylformylglycinamidine synthase subunit PurS codes for MSQQTYKAQVYVTLRPSVLDPAGTAVASGLQQLGYTGVEDVRIGKYIQLTLTTDSEEKAREQVHQMCDQLLANPVIEDYSFDLEQLATIVGG; via the coding sequence GTGAGTCAGCAAACCTATAAAGCTCAAGTCTATGTTACCTTACGTCCTTCAGTTTTAGATCCTGCTGGGACAGCAGTTGCTTCAGGATTACAACAGTTAGGTTATACGGGCGTAGAGGATGTGAGAATTGGTAAATATATTCAATTAACCCTTACCACCGATAGTGAGGAAAAAGCGCGAGAACAAGTGCATCAAATGTGTGACCAATTATTGGCTAATCCCGTAATTGAAGATTATTCTTTTGACTTAGAACAGTTAGCAACCATTGTGGGAGGGTAA
- the purQ gene encoding phosphoribosylformylglycinamidine synthase subunit PurQ: MKFGVVVFPGSNCDRDVAYVTADILGQPTRLVWHQETEITDLDVIVIPGGFSYGDYLRCGAIAQFSPIMKAVKEHATKGKFVLGICNGFQVLTEVGLLDGALIRNRDLHFICDRVFLRVENSQLTWTNNYQEKSVITLPIAHGEGRYFADADTLKSLEDHGQILFRYCNFKGEITEESNPNGSLKNIAGITNKKGNVLGMMPHPERASDDVLGASDGLKLFQGLLKGTIAV, encoded by the coding sequence ATGAAGTTTGGTGTGGTTGTTTTCCCTGGATCAAACTGCGATCGCGATGTTGCTTATGTTACGGCTGATATTTTAGGGCAACCGACTCGTTTGGTTTGGCATCAAGAAACGGAAATTACTGATCTAGATGTCATTGTGATTCCAGGGGGATTTAGTTATGGGGATTATTTAAGATGTGGCGCGATCGCGCAATTTTCCCCCATTATGAAAGCCGTCAAAGAACACGCAACCAAGGGAAAGTTTGTCTTAGGCATCTGTAATGGGTTTCAAGTTTTAACAGAAGTCGGTTTATTAGACGGTGCATTAATTCGCAATCGGGATTTACATTTTATCTGCGATCGCGTTTTTTTAAGAGTCGAAAATAGTCAACTGACTTGGACAAATAACTATCAAGAGAAATCAGTTATTACCCTACCGATTGCCCATGGCGAGGGGCGATATTTTGCTGATGCTGATACCTTAAAATCCTTAGAAGATCACGGACAAATTCTCTTCCGTTACTGTAATTTCAAAGGAGAAATAACTGAAGAAAGTAACCCCAATGGTTCATTAAAAAATATTGCAGGAATTACCAATAAAAAAGGCAATGTGCTAGGAATGATGCCTCATCCAGAACGTGCCTCTGATGACGTTTTAGGAGCGAGTGATGGCTTAAAGTTATTTCAAGGATTATTAAAAGGAACAATTGCAGTTTAA
- a CDS encoding class I SAM-dependent methyltransferase encodes MNQFQQQLQQIQSQSLESKKNWYSQVAIAYDKSRPRYPSQVIDEIIKKAQLKPNSFILEIGCGPGIATTQLAERGFSIVSIEPSAESADLAKARCQNYSQVEILNTTFEEWKLQPETFDAVVATTSFHWLDRNLATSKSAAALKANGFLILLWNTPPQPSKEIYDSFLKEIYQTYAPNLIGYEELSRYQEHLDQFGEQLINSGDFENLSTGQFVKELSYSVDEYIMLLSTLSPYMRLEETQRNNLLTALKESLQHHVGDSLNTHYLSTFHLVQKR; translated from the coding sequence ATGAATCAATTTCAGCAACAACTTCAACAGATCCAATCTCAGAGTTTAGAAAGTAAAAAAAATTGGTATTCTCAAGTCGCGATCGCGTATGATAAAAGCAGACCCCGTTATCCCTCTCAAGTCATTGATGAGATTATTAAGAAAGCACAATTAAAGCCCAATTCCTTTATTCTTGAAATTGGCTGCGGTCCAGGAATTGCCACTACGCAGTTAGCAGAACGGGGGTTTTCTATTGTCAGCATTGAACCCAGTGCAGAATCAGCAGATTTAGCCAAAGCTAGGTGTCAAAACTATTCTCAGGTTGAGATACTTAATACGACCTTTGAAGAGTGGAAATTACAGCCAGAAACATTTGATGCTGTTGTTGCTACTACATCTTTTCACTGGCTAGATCGCAATTTAGCCACTTCAAAATCGGCTGCCGCTCTCAAAGCAAATGGATTTTTAATTCTCCTTTGGAATACGCCACCACAACCGAGTAAGGAGATTTATGATTCTTTTTTAAAAGAAATTTATCAAACTTACGCGCCCAATTTAATTGGATATGAAGAGTTAAGTCGCTATCAAGAACATTTAGATCAATTTGGAGAACAGTTAATTAATTCAGGGGATTTTGAAAATTTATCCACTGGGCAATTCGTAAAGGAATTAAGTTACTCAGTTGATGAGTACATAATGCTTTTAAGCACGTTATCTCCTTATATGAGATTAGAAGAAACCCAGAGAAACAATCTATTAACAGCTTTAAAGGAGTCATTACAGCATCATGTTGGAGATAGTCTCAACACTCATTACCTTTCTACATTTCATCTAGTGCAGAAAAGATAA
- the pyrR gene encoding bifunctional pyr operon transcriptional regulator/uracil phosphoribosyltransferase PyrR — MSSQVVEILSAEEIRRAITRLACQIIEKADDLSQLVFLGIQSRGVPLAQFLAQQVEALEGVAIPVGAIDITFYRDDLDQIKTRTPAETDIPFDLTDKVVILVDDVIYKGRTARAALNAVTEYGRPETIWLVVLVDRGHRQLPIHPDLVGKTLPTATQERVTVYLKSYDGRDAVELTRPT, encoded by the coding sequence ATGTCTTCACAAGTGGTTGAAATTCTCTCAGCAGAAGAAATCAGACGGGCGATTACGCGGCTGGCTTGCCAAATTATTGAAAAAGCGGATGACTTATCGCAGTTAGTATTTTTAGGGATTCAAAGCCGAGGCGTTCCTTTAGCCCAGTTCTTAGCCCAACAAGTAGAAGCCTTAGAAGGGGTTGCGATTCCAGTAGGCGCGATCGATATTACCTTTTATCGCGATGATTTAGACCAAATTAAAACTCGTACTCCTGCTGAAACCGATATTCCCTTTGATTTAACCGATAAAGTAGTAATTTTAGTAGATGATGTCATCTATAAGGGACGCACTGCCCGCGCTGCCCTCAATGCCGTTACTGAATATGGACGACCAGAAACTATCTGGTTAGTAGTTTTAGTTGATCGTGGTCATCGCCAACTTCCCATTCATCCTGACTTAGTGGGAAAAACTTTACCCACCGCTACCCAAGAGAGAGTAACTGTCTATCTCAAAAGTTACGATGGACGAGATGCTGTTGAATTGACTCGTCCTACTTAA
- a CDS encoding DUF2062 domain-containing protein codes for MQPTSFINKRKPSLWKRQLRYLYLRLIRLRSTTPAIARGLAVGVFAGLFPFFGAQTILGLVLAMAVRGNKLTAAVGTWISNPLTYVPIYIFNFNVGQLILGTDEASSDIDWTSTQQLLKAGWEFGITLIFGCFVVGAIAGILSYFLGLWLIPRIRNYSAKE; via the coding sequence ATGCAACCCACATCTTTTATCAATAAGAGAAAACCATCTTTGTGGAAACGACAACTACGCTATCTCTATCTCCGTTTAATTCGGTTACGTAGTACCACCCCAGCAATTGCCCGTGGGTTAGCAGTGGGGGTGTTTGCTGGCTTATTTCCTTTTTTTGGAGCGCAAACCATTCTCGGGTTAGTGCTTGCCATGGCAGTACGAGGTAATAAGTTAACGGCTGCGGTTGGTACTTGGATTAGTAATCCTCTCACCTATGTTCCCATTTATATCTTTAATTTTAATGTGGGACAGTTGATTCTTGGCACTGATGAGGCCTCCAGTGATATCGATTGGACTTCTACCCAACAACTTCTCAAAGCAGGATGGGAGTTTGGTATTACCCTCATATTCGGATGTTTCGTTGTCGGCGCGATCGCTGGTATTTTAAGTTATTTTCTCGGACTATGGCTAATTCCCCGTATCAGAAATTACTCAGCTAAGGAATAA
- a CDS encoding NAD-dependent epimerase/dehydratase family protein, protein MRILIMGGTRFIGVALTELLVEQGHEVTLFNRGNKPSPIKEVREIHGDRKDANQLKDKLASEHFDAIFDNNGRELSDTQPLVEIFKDQLQHFVYVSSAGVYQKSDQMPHYETDAIDPKSRHKGKHDTEKYLNEMGMPWTSVRPVYIYGAGNYNDLEAWFFDRIVRDRALPIPDHGEYITQLGHVQDLARAMASILGNQNAIGQVYNISGERYITFNGIARACAKAIGKSPDQLNLVHYNPKNFDFGKRKAFPLRAQHFFADIHKAKADLNWLPQYDLISGLKDSFEKDYLAKDRQNADIDFSIDDQIIKG, encoded by the coding sequence ATGCGGATTTTAATTATGGGAGGCACTCGCTTTATTGGCGTTGCCCTAACCGAACTTTTAGTAGAACAAGGGCATGAAGTCACGTTATTTAATCGGGGGAATAAACCCTCTCCTATAAAAGAAGTCAGAGAAATTCATGGAGATCGTAAAGATGCTAACCAACTGAAAGACAAGCTCGCTTCTGAACATTTTGATGCTATTTTTGATAATAATGGTCGGGAATTAAGCGATACCCAACCCTTAGTGGAAATATTTAAAGATCAATTACAACATTTTGTTTATGTCAGTTCCGCTGGTGTTTACCAGAAATCGGATCAAATGCCCCATTATGAAACTGATGCCATTGATCCCAAGAGCCGTCATAAAGGCAAACATGATACCGAAAAATACTTAAATGAAATGGGAATGCCTTGGACTTCTGTGCGCCCTGTGTATATTTATGGAGCAGGAAATTATAATGATTTAGAAGCCTGGTTCTTTGATCGAATTGTGCGCGATCGCGCTCTCCCTATTCCTGATCATGGAGAGTATATCACCCAATTGGGTCATGTGCAAGACTTAGCCCGAGCCATGGCTAGCATTTTAGGCAATCAAAACGCGATCGGACAAGTTTATAATATTTCAGGAGAACGGTATATTACTTTTAATGGAATTGCCCGAGCTTGTGCGAAAGCCATTGGAAAATCTCCCGATCAATTAAACTTAGTTCACTATAACCCTAAGAATTTTGATTTTGGAAAACGGAAGGCGTTTCCTCTAAGAGCGCAGCATTTCTTTGCTGATATTCATAAAGCCAAAGCTGACTTAAATTGGCTTCCTCAATATGATTTAATTAGTGGCTTAAAAGACTCTTTTGAAAAGGATTATTTAGCCAAAGATCGCCAAAATGCAGACATTGATTTCTCCATTGACGATCAAATTATTAAAGGATAG
- a CDS encoding type II toxin-antitoxin system PemK/MazF family toxin, translating to MYIPARGDFVHLNLNPRTGREQCGERFGLIISPQKFNKISSLAFTCPITTKSKGFSLEVKIRDNPGRVYGVVLVHHLKSIDWKARNVQYIEDAPSAVIEEVMAKLEPLIF from the coding sequence ATGTATATTCCAGCTCGTGGAGATTTTGTTCATCTAAACCTCAACCCCCGCACTGGACGAGAGCAATGCGGGGAGCGTTTTGGGCTTATTATTTCGCCTCAAAAGTTCAATAAAATTTCTTCCTTAGCTTTTACCTGCCCAATTACCACAAAAAGTAAAGGTTTTTCTTTAGAAGTGAAAATTAGAGATAACCCTGGGAGAGTTTATGGAGTTGTCTTAGTTCACCACCTCAAAAGTATCGACTGGAAAGCAAGAAATGTGCAATACATTGAAGATGCTCCATCAGCTGTCATAGAAGAGGTAATGGCAAAACTAGAACCTTTAATTTTTTAA
- a CDS encoding AbrB/MazE/SpoVT family DNA-binding domain-containing protein translates to MTTSVRKWGNSLAVRIPQPIAEQANLKEGVNVSFTVSEEGSIILSPKPKYTLDELLEGVSPEHFEGETEWGEPVGKEVW, encoded by the coding sequence ATGACAACCTCAGTAAGAAAATGGGGCAATAGTTTAGCAGTTCGGATTCCGCAACCGATCGCGGAACAGGCTAATTTAAAAGAAGGCGTTAATGTATCTTTTACTGTTTCTGAGGAAGGATCAATTATTCTGAGTCCCAAGCCCAAATATACTTTGGATGAATTACTCGAAGGGGTTTCCCCAGAACATTTTGAAGGAGAGACAGAATGGGGAGAACCAGTTGGTAAAGAGGTCTGGTAG
- the groL gene encoding chaperonin GroEL (60 kDa chaperone family; promotes refolding of misfolded polypeptides especially under stressful conditions; forms two stacked rings of heptamers to form a barrel-shaped 14mer; ends can be capped by GroES; misfolded proteins enter the barrel where they are refolded when GroES binds), translating to MAKSIIYNDQARRALERGIDLLTESVAVTLGPKGRNVVLEKKYGAPQIINDGVTIAKEIELEDHIENTGVSLIRQAASKTNDAAGDGTTTSIILAHALVKEGLKNVAAGANAIALKRGIDKAVGFLVEQIQQHSTDISDPKSIAQVGTISAGNDSEVGDMIAQAMEKVGKEGVISLEEGKSMTTELEITEGMRFDKGYISPYFATDTERMEAVLDDPYILLTDKKITVIQDIVPILEQVSRSGKPLLIIAEDIEKEALATLVVNRLRGVLNVAAVKAPGFGDRRKQMLEDIAVLTGGQVITEDAGLKLENATQDMLGVARRATITKDNTTLVAEGNEQAVKTRCDQIRRQIEESESSYDKEKLQERLGKLSGGVAVIKVGAATETEMKDRKLRLEDAINATKAAVEEGIVPGGGTTLAHLAPDLEKWAKDNLTGEALTGAMLVMRSLTAPLKRIAENAGANGAVIAERVKEKDFNIGYNAADDTFTDMLEAGIVDPAKVTRSALQNAASIASMVLTTECIVADKAEKDKAGAGAGDDFDY from the coding sequence ATGGCTAAATCAATCATTTACAACGATCAAGCCCGTCGCGCTTTAGAACGTGGTATTGACCTCCTTACCGAATCCGTTGCAGTTACTTTGGGACCAAAAGGACGCAACGTCGTTCTCGAAAAAAAATATGGCGCACCACAGATTATTAATGATGGTGTCACCATTGCCAAAGAAATCGAATTAGAAGATCACATTGAGAATACGGGTGTGTCTCTCATTCGTCAGGCTGCATCTAAAACTAATGATGCCGCTGGTGACGGGACAACCACTTCCATTATCTTAGCTCATGCTTTAGTTAAAGAAGGGCTGAAAAACGTTGCTGCTGGTGCAAACGCGATCGCGCTCAAACGCGGCATCGACAAAGCAGTGGGCTTCTTAGTAGAACAAATTCAACAGCATTCTACTGACATTAGCGATCCCAAATCCATTGCCCAAGTGGGAACTATCTCCGCTGGTAATGACTCAGAAGTGGGAGACATGATTGCCCAAGCAATGGAAAAAGTGGGCAAAGAAGGGGTCATCTCCCTAGAAGAAGGGAAATCCATGACCACTGAATTAGAAATTACCGAGGGAATGCGCTTTGATAAAGGCTATATTTCCCCGTATTTCGCCACTGATACCGAGCGGATGGAAGCGGTATTAGATGATCCCTATATCCTTCTCACTGATAAGAAAATTACGGTTATTCAAGACATTGTTCCCATCTTAGAACAAGTCTCTCGCTCTGGTAAGCCCTTATTAATCATTGCTGAAGACATCGAGAAAGAAGCCCTAGCTACCCTCGTTGTTAACCGTCTCCGTGGCGTATTAAACGTAGCAGCTGTAAAAGCGCCTGGCTTTGGTGATCGCCGTAAGCAAATGTTAGAAGACATTGCAGTGCTAACAGGCGGTCAAGTTATCACTGAAGACGCTGGGCTAAAACTCGAAAACGCCACCCAAGATATGCTCGGTGTTGCCCGTCGCGCAACTATTACTAAAGACAACACCACCTTAGTTGCAGAAGGAAACGAACAAGCGGTTAAAACCCGTTGCGACCAAATTCGCCGTCAAATTGAAGAAAGCGAGTCCAGCTACGACAAAGAAAAATTACAAGAGCGTCTCGGTAAGCTCTCTGGTGGGGTTGCAGTAATCAAAGTGGGTGCTGCCACTGAAACCGAAATGAAAGATCGCAAACTCCGCTTAGAAGACGCGATCAACGCTACCAAAGCGGCGGTAGAAGAAGGCATTGTTCCTGGTGGTGGGACAACCTTAGCCCACTTAGCCCCAGACTTAGAAAAATGGGCAAAAGACAACCTCACAGGAGAAGCCCTTACTGGTGCAATGCTGGTAATGCGCTCCTTAACAGCACCCCTAAAACGCATTGCTGAAAATGCTGGTGCAAACGGGGCTGTTATTGCGGAACGAGTGAAAGAAAAAGACTTCAATATTGGCTATAATGCTGCGGATGACACCTTTACGGATATGTTAGAAGCGGGCATTGTTGACCCTGCGAAGGTAACTCGTTCAGCACTACAAAATGCAGCTTCTATTGCTTCGATGGTCTTAACGACCGAATGTATCGTAGCGGACAAGGCTGAGAAAGATAAAGCTGGCGCTGGTGCTGGTGATGATTTTGATTACTAA